One genomic region from Halomicrobium zhouii encodes:
- a CDS encoding MarR family transcriptional regulator, whose amino-acid sequence MPISTDRFDELDDDGPESGPNAHEILTYLEGHADEAFTQSEIAKETGVASDSVGPALVRLRESGRVDLKGTYWRVSDHVRGLDSSAKHAEVVAVSHEAGSFDYDEWQEHAVDPRENRE is encoded by the coding sequence ATGCCAATTAGCACGGACCGATTCGACGAACTCGACGACGACGGTCCGGAGTCGGGGCCGAACGCGCACGAAATCCTCACCTATCTCGAGGGGCACGCAGACGAGGCGTTCACCCAGTCGGAAATCGCGAAAGAGACGGGAGTCGCTAGCGACTCCGTCGGACCGGCGTTAGTACGGCTTAGAGAGAGCGGTCGAGTCGACCTCAAAGGAACCTACTGGCGAGTCAGCGATCACGTCCGTGGTCTCGATTCGTCGGCGAAACACGCAGAGGTCGTCGCGGTGAGTCACGAGGCCGGGTCGTTCGATTACGACGAGTGGCAGGAACATGCGGTCGATCCGCGCGAGAACCGCGAGTGA
- the thiE gene encoding thiamine phosphate synthase — protein sequence MVDWSVYLVTEQRASAGRSTPEIVASALDGGVGVVQLRDKALPVRDRLAVGREVRELTRDAGVPLIVNDRVDLAQAIDADGVHLGDDDLPVEVAREILGEDAIIGRSASFVEDAIAAEGTGADYLGVGSVYATESKADVPDDEYAVGPERVRAIADAVSIPVVGIGGITADNAAEVAAAGADGVAVISAITKAEDPETATVALRDAVDGGRNRE from the coding sequence ATGGTCGACTGGTCCGTCTACCTCGTCACCGAGCAGCGCGCCTCGGCCGGCCGCTCGACGCCCGAAATCGTCGCAAGCGCCCTCGACGGCGGCGTCGGTGTCGTCCAGCTCCGCGACAAGGCCCTGCCGGTCCGCGACCGACTCGCCGTCGGTCGTGAGGTCAGGGAACTCACCCGCGACGCCGGCGTCCCGCTGATCGTCAACGACCGCGTCGACCTGGCCCAGGCCATCGACGCCGACGGCGTCCACCTCGGCGACGACGACCTGCCGGTCGAAGTCGCTCGTGAGATTCTCGGCGAGGACGCCATCATCGGCCGCTCGGCGTCGTTCGTCGAGGACGCCATCGCCGCCGAGGGCACCGGCGCGGACTACCTCGGCGTCGGGTCCGTCTACGCCACCGAGTCGAAAGCGGACGTCCCCGACGACGAGTACGCCGTCGGACCGGAGCGCGTGCGCGCCATCGCCGACGCCGTCTCGATTCCCGTCGTCGGCATCGGCGGAATCACCGCCGACAACGCCGCCGAAGTCGCGGCCGCCGGCGCCGACGGCGTGGCGGTCATCTCGGCGATCACGAAGGCGGAAGATCCCGAAACGGCGACAGTGGCGTTGCGAGACGCCGTCGACGGCGGGCGAAACCGGGAGTGA